The Mercurialis annua linkage group LG7, ddMerAnnu1.2, whole genome shotgun sequence genome includes the window TATTTTAGCTCACATTGTACCTAAATACTACACTTTGAGCAATCTTTTACTCGTTAGTAACCCGGTTAGAACTCAGGCCACCGGCCAAGACGGCGGCGTTTTTGGTCTGAACTTTACCGGCCAAGGGAACCAAGTTAATGTATCGTCCGGAATGGTCGAGACTCAGATCAACAATGCTTTGAATCAAGTATTTCCGTTGGCGCTTTACCAAGTTGACAAGGTTTTGTTGCCTGAGGAGCTGTTTGGAGTTAAGCCACCGTCGGCTGCTCCGTCCACGCCGGAGAAAAAGCCAGCACCTGGTGGCTCTTCCACTAACGGTACGGTGGCTTCGGAACCGTCGTCTGATAAAACACCTTCAGGCAGCGGAAGGATAAATGTgggttttggatttgttgttgGGTTGGGGTTGGCTTGCATGGGATTAGTTCTTTCTTGAGAGAGGGGTAAAATTGTAATTGGTGTCTTGCATTTTGGCTGGTTTTTCTCTGTATATTTCACACATTATTGTTTTTTGTACTTTGTGGATTGATTCTTTTTCTGAATATTTATTACTTTGATCATCATAATATTCACATccttgttttatttaaattgcaatttttttgttttagagTTACTGtgttatttctaatttttatcccttttgtttattctttatagttcattttatttgcaaaatataaacataatattaCGTTATATTCATTGTCgttaaattaaacaaatcaaatgtaattatattttcatcaaattttataaaatttatttgaatcaaACACATAATTCGAGTTGAAACTAGATttctaattaccaaaaaattgacagaaaagaaaaatatgtaACATAAAATTTCTCCTcccattaaaatatattaatttctaaatCTAGATCGAGAAATGTATTATATGTGAGGATTTTATATCATATGGAATAATACAACTAAaagcaaaatttaaatatgccacaattatgattttttttaggaaAGAATTGTGATGAATTAAGTATCGGTGTAATGGTGTTTTTAGCTCATTAAACCAATTTATACCACTTTACAATTGAATAATGATCTTGATTTTTCTTGAATTGCTACGACAAATTTAGTATACACCAAAAATCAAGTGGTTGACAATAACATATATAG containing:
- the LOC126657663 gene encoding fasciclin-like arabinogalactan protein 13 translates to MATTTLLSLTATLLLLLSLQIQAQTPTAPAPAPPGPVNVTGILDKNGQFTIFIRLLTSTQVADQLENQLNSTTDGFTVFAPTDNAFNSLKAGTINGLNNQEQVQLILAHIVPKYYTLSNLLLVSNPVRTQATGQDGGVFGLNFTGQGNQVNVSSGMVETQINNALNQVFPLALYQVDKVLLPEELFGVKPPSAAPSTPEKKPAPGGSSTNGTVASEPSSDKTPSGSGRINVGFGFVVGLGLACMGLVLS